The region AGCGCGAGACCCGCGCGCGCGGCGTAGATGGCAGCGACGGCCGGTGTTCCGTACTCGAACCGGCGAGCACCCGCGCCATACGCGAGATGCTCGACGTCGAACGCGAACGGATCCATCACGCCCCACCACCCGACCGCGCTCGGCCGTGCGCGCTCCGCGACCTCGCGCCGCGCGTAGAGGAACGCGATGCCCGGTCCGCCCATGAGCCATTTCAGCGTGCCGCCAACGAGGTAGTCGATCCCCGACGCGTGAACGTCGAACGGGAATGCGCCGATCGACTGGTACGCGTCGACGACGAGGACCGCGCCCTTCCGGTGGCAGATCTCGGCGAGCGCGCGAACATCCTGGATCCAGCCGGTCGTGAAGTAGACGTGGCCGGTGCAGACCGCCGCGGTGCGCTCGTCGATCGCGCGCTCGAACAGCTCGAGTGGCATGCGAACACGGTCGGGACTGTGGATGAACTCGACGCGCGCTCCGCGATCTTGGACCGCGAGGAACGCGTGGCCGTCCGTCGGGAAATCCAGATCAGAGACCACGACCTTGGGACGCTTCGAGTAGTCGAACGTGCTCGCGATCCCGACCAGACCAGCGGAGACGTTCGGCTCTATCGCGATCTCATCCGTGGTCGTGCCAAGCACGACGGCGAGGTCTTCGCGCAGCGCCTGGTACTCGCCGATCCAGTGGTCGTACCAGGCTCGCCCGCCGAGCTCGGTCCACTCGCGCGCGAAGCGCTCGATCCTCTCGCGACCCGATGTCGGGAGCGG is a window of Candidatus Limnocylindria bacterium DNA encoding:
- a CDS encoding aminotransferase class V-fold PLP-dependent enzyme — protein: MDEQERRWRDEFPITRELVYLNNCSLTPLPTSGRERIERFAREWTELGGRAWYDHWIGEYQALREDLAVVLGTTTDEIAIEPNVSAGLVGIASTFDYSKRPKVVVSDLDFPTDGHAFLAVQDRGARVEFIHSPDRVRMPLELFERAIDERTAAVCTGHVYFTTGWIQDVRALAEICHRKGAVLVVDAYQSIGAFPFDVHASGIDYLVGGTLKWLMGGPGIAFLYARREVAERARPSAVGWWGVMDPFAFDVEHLAYGAGARRFEYGTPAVAAIYAARAGLALLAKVGVATVRERHMLLSQRLVEGAIAQGWTVRCPRVAAERTAIVTLEHPEPQSVVDALRAMGVICDSRPGLVRLSPHYFNTAEEMDRALELLAPLRAMAATA